The window CGGCTATCGGCAGCGGTGGCGGCACAGGGAGAATATCGACGGCGTGGTGGTGCACCGGGTCCCGCTGTTCGCGGACCACTCGCAGAGCGCCGTGAAGCGCATGCTGAACTACGCCTCGTTCGCACTGAGCTCCGCGACGGCACGCCGGCTGTCGCGCGGCGCGGACGTGATCTACGTCTACGCCACGCAGATGACGGCGGGCTTCGGACCGTGGCTCTGGCGGGTGACGGGCGGTCGCCCGTACGTGCTGCATGTGCAGGATCTGTGGCCCGACTCGATCATCGGCTCGTCCATGATGGCGGGCGGCCCGAAGGAGCGTGTCGTCTCGGGCGCTCTGGGTCCCTGGCTGCGGAGCGCCTACCGCCGGGCGGGCGCGGTGATCGGCATCGCGCCGACGATGGTCTCCACCCTCGTGTCCCGCGGTGTGCCGGCGGAGCGTGCTCACCTCGTCTACAACTGGGCGGATGCCGGGGCACCGGTCCCTTCCGTGCTGCCCGCCGCCGAAGAGCCGCGTGCCGAGGTGCTGTACGCCGGCAATGTCGGTGACATGCAGGACCTCGAGACCGCCGTGCGAGCGGCGCACGCCGCCGACTCCGGGGTCGCGCTCACCATCGTCGGCGACGGTGTCGCCAAGCCCGAGTTGCAGGCGCTCGCCGCGGAACTCGGAGCGGACAACGTGCGCTTCGGGGATCCCGTGCCGCGCGAGCGTATGCCGGATCTCTACGCCCGTGCCGACTACGCCCTGGTCTCGCTCAAGGACATACCGGTGTTCCGGGGCACGATCCCCTCCAAGCTGCAGGCCGTGCTCGCCGCCGGCGTGCCCGTGATCACCACGGTTCAGGGCGACGTGCGCGCGCTCGTCGACGACGCCGAGGTGGGACTCACGGCCGACGCCGAGAGCGTGGACGGGCTGGCGGACGCGTTCCGGACCGCGGCAGCGCTGCCGCCGAGCGAGCGTGTCGGCATGGCCCGGCGCGGTCGCGAACTGTACGACACCCGTTTCTCGCGGGAGTCGGGAATCTCCATGATCGAACAGCTGCTGTCGGCGGCTGCGAAGGGAACACGATGAGCGAGTCCTACGACGGTGCACGGGTACTGGTCACCGGAGGCACCGGTTCCTTCGGGCACACCGTTGCGCGCAAGCTGCTCGAGCGCGACGTGTCCGAGATCCGCATCTTCAGCAGGGACGAGGCCAAGCAGGACCTCATGCGTCACGAGATCAAGGACTCGCGGCTGCGATTCTACGTGGGCGACGTGCGCGACTACGACAGCGTCGAGCGGGCGACCCGCGACGTCGACTTCATCTTCCACGCGGCCGCGCTGAAGCAGGTCCCGTCGTGTGAGTTCTTCCCGATGGAAGCGGTGCGCACGAACGTGCACGGCAGCGAGAACGTCGTTCGCGCCGCCGACCGCAACGGGGTCTCGTCGGTGGTGGCCCTCAGCACCGACAAGGCCGTCTATCCGGTGAACGCCATGGGCATGTCGAAGGCGCTGATGGAGAAGGTCGCGCAGTCTCACGGCCTCAACAACCCGAACACGGCGACGACGGTGTCGTGCGTGCGGTACGGCAACGTCATGTACTCGCGCGGTTCGGTGATCCCGTTGTTCATCCGTCAGATCAAGTCGGGCGGCGACATCACGGTCACCAACCCCGACATGACGCGTTTCATGATGTCGCTCGCGCACTCGGTCGATCTGGTGGAGTTCGCCTTCCGCAACGCCCATCAGGGGGACCTGTTCGTGCGCAAGGCCAAGGCGACGTCGATCGGCACGCTCGCTCAGGCGGTGCTGAACCTGTTCCGCTCCGACGCGAAGGTCGAGGTGATCGGCACCCGGCATGCGGAGAAGCTGTCGGAGGCCCTCGCCACCCGCGAGGAGCTGTCGCGGGCCCGCGACATGGGCGACTACTTCCGTGTCGTGGCCGACAACCGGGACCTGAACTACAGCGTCTACTTCGAAGAGGGTGACGTGACGCAGAGCCGCTTCGAGGACTATGACTCGCACACCGTGGATCAGATGGCGGTCAGCGAGGTAGAGGAGCTGCTGCTCACCCTGCCCGAGGTCCGCGCCGAGCTGCGCGCTGCCGGGCTGCCGGAGTCCCGCACGGAGCAGGCATGACCCGCGTCGCCGTCACGGGCGCGCGCGGCTTCCTGGGCTGGCACCTCCGGGCCGCTCTGCAGGAGGCGGGGGCGACCGCGGAGGCCATCGCGCTGGGGGCCGCGTTCGACGCGACCGCCGCGACGGCCGCCGTGGACGGCGCCGACCGCGTGATCCACGTCGCCGGCGTGAATCGCGCGACCGACGAGGAGATCGCCGACGGCAACGTCGGATTCGCGGGACAGCTGGCGTCGGCCCTGCGGGCGGCGGGCGATCCCCCACCCGTGGTCGTCTACGCGAACTCCATCCAGGCCGGGAACGGCTCGGTCTACGGGGAGGCGAAGGCGCGCGCCGCCGAGATCCTGGCCGGGGCGGCGCGGGACATCGGAGCGGAATTCGTCGACGTGCACCTCCCGAACCTGTTCGGCGAGCACGGGCGTCCCTTCTACAACGCCGTCACCGCCACGTTCAGCCACCTGATCGCGAACGGGGAGAGTCCCACCGTCGAGAACGACAAGGAGCTCACCCTGCTGCACGCGCAGAACGCCGCCGACGTTCTTCTCGGCGCGGTGCCGGTCCCCGTGATGGAGGGGCTGCAACGCGTGGAGACGGTATCGGGAGTTCTCGCACGCTTGCAGGGGTATGCGGAACTCTACGGCCGGGGGGAGATCCCGAGCGTGGCCGACGACTTCGATCGCGACCTCTTCAACACCTACCGTTCGTACACGTTCCCCACGCAGTCGCCGATCGGCCTGACGAGGCACGCCGATTCTCGTGGATCGTTCTTCGAGATCATCCGCTCGCACGGCGGTCCCGGCCAATCGTCATTCTCCACGACCGTGCCCGGCGTGACCCGGGGCGATCATTTCCACCGTCGCAAGATCGAGCGCTTCACGGTGCTGCAGGGGCGGGCCCGCATCTCGCTGCGCCGCCTGTACTCTGAAGAGGTCGTGTCGTTCGACGTGTCCGGCGACGCTCCCGGTGCGGTCGACATGCCGACGATGTGGGCGCACAACATCACCAACATCGGCGACGACGTGCTCTACACCTCGTTCTGGACGAACGACATCTTCGACCCCGCGAACCCCGACACGATTGCCGAGGCAGTGTGACATGGCCGACAAGCTCAAGGTGATGACCGTAGTCGGCACCCGACCCGAGATCATCCGCCTCTCCGCCACGATCAAGATGCTCGACGAGCACACCGACCAGGTGCTCGTGCACACGGGGCAGAACTACGACTACGAGCTCAACGAGGTGTTCTTCGAAGACCTCGGACTCCGTCGTCCTGACCACTTCCTCGAGGCCGACACATCATCGCTCGGTGCAGCACTCGGTTCCATCCTCACGAAGACGGAGCAGGTCCTGCGCGCCGAGCAGCCGGATGCGTTCCTCGTGCTCGGCGACACCAACAGCTGCATCTCCGCGGTGATCGCGAAGCGGATGAAGATCCCGGTGTTTCACATGGAGGCGGGCAACCGTTCGTTCGACGAGAACGTGCCGGAGGAGACC of the Microbacterium sufflavum genome contains:
- a CDS encoding polysaccharide biosynthesis C-terminal domain-containing protein, which translates into the protein MTRVAVTGARGFLGWHLRAALQEAGATAEAIALGAAFDATAATAAVDGADRVIHVAGVNRATDEEIADGNVGFAGQLASALRAAGDPPPVVVYANSIQAGNGSVYGEAKARAAEILAGAARDIGAEFVDVHLPNLFGEHGRPFYNAVTATFSHLIANGESPTVENDKELTLLHAQNAADVLLGAVPVPVMEGLQRVETVSGVLARLQGYAELYGRGEIPSVADDFDRDLFNTYRSYTFPTQSPIGLTRHADSRGSFFEIIRSHGGPGQSSFSTTVPGVTRGDHFHRRKIERFTVLQGRARISLRRLYSEEVVSFDVSGDAPGAVDMPTMWAHNITNIGDDVLYTSFWTNDIFDPANPDTIAEAV
- a CDS encoding glycosyltransferase family 4 protein — encoded protein: MTSEGAMRILVVTQYFPPETAPIPADLARGLAERGHTVRVLTGFPNYPAGRIFPGYRQRWRHRENIDGVVVHRVPLFADHSQSAVKRMLNYASFALSSATARRLSRGADVIYVYATQMTAGFGPWLWRVTGGRPYVLHVQDLWPDSIIGSSMMAGGPKERVVSGALGPWLRSAYRRAGAVIGIAPTMVSTLVSRGVPAERAHLVYNWADAGAPVPSVLPAAEEPRAEVLYAGNVGDMQDLETAVRAAHAADSGVALTIVGDGVAKPELQALAAELGADNVRFGDPVPRERMPDLYARADYALVSLKDIPVFRGTIPSKLQAVLAAGVPVITTVQGDVRALVDDAEVGLTADAESVDGLADAFRTAAALPPSERVGMARRGRELYDTRFSRESGISMIEQLLSAAAKGTR
- a CDS encoding SDR family NAD(P)-dependent oxidoreductase; the protein is MSESYDGARVLVTGGTGSFGHTVARKLLERDVSEIRIFSRDEAKQDLMRHEIKDSRLRFYVGDVRDYDSVERATRDVDFIFHAAALKQVPSCEFFPMEAVRTNVHGSENVVRAADRNGVSSVVALSTDKAVYPVNAMGMSKALMEKVAQSHGLNNPNTATTVSCVRYGNVMYSRGSVIPLFIRQIKSGGDITVTNPDMTRFMMSLAHSVDLVEFAFRNAHQGDLFVRKAKATSIGTLAQAVLNLFRSDAKVEVIGTRHAEKLSEALATREELSRARDMGDYFRVVADNRDLNYSVYFEEGDVTQSRFEDYDSHTVDQMAVSEVEELLLTLPEVRAELRAAGLPESRTEQA